A genomic window from Actinomycetaceae bacterium MB13-C1-2 includes:
- the zwf gene encoding glucose-6-phosphate dehydrogenase, with product MSPAEVTATNNPLRDKRDRRLARIAGPAGLVIFGVTGDLARKKVLPAVYDLTNRGLLSPGFALVGFGRRDWDDARFAEEVRACVEQHSRTDFNEATWKQLVGGIRFVQGTFDDDDAFDRLREVTEELDASRGTRGNFAFYLSVPPAAFPQVCEQLARSGLSKSEDDSWRRVVIEKPFGHDLESAKELNAVVEAVFKPDSVFRIDHYLGKETVQNILALRFSNQLFEPLWKSKYVDHVQITMAEDIGVEGRAGYYDGIGAARDVIQNHLLQLLALTAMEEPVSFDADDLAAEKMKILSAARVPDDLDTYAVRGQYGPGWLGGEEVVGYVDEGGFDSGSTTDTYAAIRVDIQTRRWAGVPFYLRTGKRLARRVTEIAVVFREAPPLPFSTTGSREPGRNALVIRIQPDEGASLQVNAKVPGSAMEVREVTMDFGYGHAFTEASPEAYERLILDVLLGDPPLFPRPREVELSWKILDPVTEHWAEGGAPEVYRSGTWGPPSADAMLEADGRAWRRP from the coding sequence ATGAGCCCCGCTGAAGTCACCGCCACCAACAACCCGCTACGGGACAAACGGGATCGACGCCTCGCCCGCATCGCAGGGCCAGCCGGTCTTGTCATCTTCGGTGTCACAGGCGATTTAGCACGCAAGAAGGTACTTCCCGCCGTATACGACCTAACAAACCGCGGCCTGCTCTCTCCCGGCTTTGCTCTGGTCGGCTTTGGTCGTCGCGACTGGGACGACGCGCGCTTCGCAGAAGAGGTCCGCGCCTGCGTCGAACAGCACTCGCGAACTGACTTCAATGAGGCTACATGGAAGCAGCTGGTCGGAGGCATCCGTTTTGTCCAGGGGACCTTCGATGACGACGATGCCTTTGACCGCCTGCGTGAGGTAACGGAGGAACTCGACGCCTCCCGGGGAACGCGCGGCAATTTTGCCTTCTATCTTTCAGTTCCCCCGGCAGCATTCCCGCAAGTTTGTGAGCAACTGGCCCGCTCCGGTCTTTCGAAGTCCGAGGATGACTCGTGGCGGCGCGTCGTCATTGAGAAACCGTTTGGTCACGACCTTGAGTCTGCCAAGGAACTCAACGCCGTTGTCGAGGCCGTTTTCAAGCCGGACTCGGTATTCCGAATCGACCACTACCTCGGCAAAGAAACCGTTCAGAACATATTGGCGCTCCGTTTCTCGAATCAGCTTTTTGAGCCGCTCTGGAAGTCCAAGTACGTCGATCACGTCCAGATCACGATGGCCGAGGACATCGGCGTCGAGGGTCGCGCCGGCTACTACGACGGTATTGGCGCTGCGCGGGACGTCATCCAGAATCACCTGCTGCAGCTACTGGCGCTTACCGCAATGGAAGAGCCGGTCAGCTTTGACGCAGACGACCTCGCTGCTGAGAAGATGAAGATTCTCTCCGCCGCACGCGTCCCTGACGACCTTGACACCTACGCGGTCCGCGGCCAGTACGGCCCAGGATGGCTCGGAGGTGAAGAGGTTGTCGGTTACGTGGACGAGGGTGGGTTCGACTCCGGTTCCACCACCGACACCTATGCCGCGATCCGTGTTGATATCCAGACCAGACGATGGGCCGGGGTCCCCTTCTACCTAAGGACCGGAAAACGACTGGCCCGCCGCGTAACTGAGATCGCGGTGGTCTTCAGGGAGGCTCCCCCTCTCCCCTTCTCTACTACCGGCAGTCGTGAACCTGGGAGGAATGCCCTGGTAATCCGTATCCAGCCGGACGAGGGCGCCAGTCTCCAAGTCAACGCCAAGGTCCCTGGCAGTGCGATGGAAGTGCGTGAGGTGACCATGGACTTTGGATACGGACACGCTTTTACTGAGGCTTCGCCCGAGGCGTACGAACGACTAATCCTGGACGTGCTGCTGGGCGACCCGCCACTATTCCCTCGTCCGCGTGAAGTGGAACTCTCGTGGAAAATACTGGACCCGGTCACGGAACACTGGGCCGAAGGCGGAGCCCCCGAGGTGTATCGCTCCGGGACTTGGGGACCACCATCAGCCGACGCAATGCTGGAGGCTGACGGACGAGCCTGGAGGCGACCTTGA
- the gndA gene encoding NADP-dependent phosphogluconate dehydrogenase gives MSEQEKAQIGVTGLAVMGRNLARNIARHGYKTAVHNRTYARTESLIADHGDEGDFVPSKTMAEFVDSLQEPRTIISMVQAGPATDAVIEELVPLLAPGDIIVDAGNSHFPDTIRREKALAEKGIHFVGTGVSGGEEGALLGPSIMPGGTKQSYQTLGPILEDISAKVDGVPCCTYVGPNGAGHFVKMVHNGIEYADMQLIAEAYDLLRQGLGAKAPEIAEIFAEWNKGDLESFLIEITAEVLGQVDTETGKPLVDMILDQAEQKGTGRWTVQSALDLGVPITGIGEATFARALSGSIPQREAARATLPAEGEPWHIENREAFIENVRLALYASKIVAYSQGFDQIAAASEQYDWNIDRGAMARIWRGGCIIRARFLNRITEAYDRNPELPLLLSDEYFAGAVAAGLKAWRSIVSQAALHGVPTPAFSSSLAYYDGVRAERLPANLIQAQRDLFGAHTYRRVDRPGSFHTEWSSDRSETAL, from the coding sequence ATGAGCGAACAAGAAAAGGCCCAAATCGGAGTTACCGGACTGGCAGTCATGGGTCGAAATCTGGCACGCAACATCGCCCGCCACGGCTACAAGACCGCAGTTCACAACCGCACCTACGCCCGTACCGAGTCGCTGATTGCGGATCACGGGGACGAGGGCGACTTTGTCCCCTCGAAAACTATGGCCGAGTTCGTTGATTCCCTTCAGGAACCGCGCACTATCATCTCGATGGTTCAGGCCGGACCCGCAACCGATGCAGTAATCGAAGAACTGGTTCCCTTGCTTGCACCCGGCGACATTATTGTCGATGCGGGCAACTCCCACTTCCCGGATACCATTCGCCGCGAGAAGGCATTGGCTGAGAAGGGAATTCACTTTGTTGGCACAGGCGTCTCGGGAGGGGAAGAGGGCGCCCTTCTCGGCCCCTCGATCATGCCTGGCGGAACCAAGCAGTCTTACCAAACGCTCGGACCGATACTCGAAGACATCTCGGCCAAGGTCGACGGCGTGCCGTGTTGCACCTACGTCGGCCCGAACGGCGCTGGCCACTTCGTCAAAATGGTTCACAACGGTATCGAGTATGCCGACATGCAACTGATCGCAGAGGCGTACGACTTACTCAGGCAGGGGTTGGGTGCCAAGGCACCCGAGATTGCCGAAATCTTCGCCGAGTGGAACAAGGGCGACCTTGAGTCCTTTCTCATCGAGATTACCGCGGAGGTACTCGGCCAAGTAGATACCGAAACCGGTAAGCCCCTCGTCGACATGATCCTTGATCAAGCCGAGCAAAAGGGCACCGGCCGGTGGACTGTTCAGAGCGCACTCGACCTCGGGGTTCCCATTACCGGAATCGGAGAAGCCACTTTCGCCCGCGCCCTCTCGGGTTCCATTCCTCAACGCGAAGCGGCTCGTGCCACGCTTCCCGCAGAGGGAGAGCCGTGGCACATCGAGAATCGAGAGGCGTTCATCGAGAACGTCCGCCTGGCGCTCTATGCTTCGAAGATCGTCGCCTATTCGCAAGGCTTTGACCAGATTGCTGCTGCCTCCGAACAGTACGACTGGAACATCGACCGCGGCGCGATGGCACGTATCTGGCGCGGAGGATGCATCATTCGCGCCCGATTCCTGAACCGGATCACTGAAGCGTACGACCGGAATCCCGAATTACCTCTGTTGCTCTCAGATGAGTACTTCGCGGGTGCAGTCGCCGCGGGCCTCAAAGCCTGGCGCTCCATCGTCTCCCAGGCAGCACTTCACGGCGTACCAACACCAGCCTTCTCGTCGTCCCTCGCCTACTACGATGGTGTCCGCGCCGAGCGCCTTCCCGCTAATCTGATCCAGGCACAACGCGACTTATTCGGTGCACATACCTACCGGCGGGTCGACCGTCCCGGTTCCTTCCACACGGAGTGGTCCAGTGATCGATCCGAAACCGCCCTATGA
- the tdh gene encoding L-threonine 3-dehydrogenase, with protein sequence MRALRKLTAAPGLDLVEIPEPEPAFGEVKIRVAATGLCGTDLHLYRFDGGAPGSLNPPQTLGHEFSGTIVQLGEGVPHGDAPGDLRVGQHVSVEGHVVCGRCRNCRAGRKHMCVRAEGIGVNRDGAFADYVVVPASNVWVQPDLVDAELGALFDPFGNAVHVCQQAELTGQDVLITGAGPIGVMCVALAKHAGARHVVITDLSENRLELARKAGADAAIRPGMGALQATMNELGIVEGFDVGLEMSGSASAMQDLIDHCTHGATLVLLGLPARPFPIDWNKVITSMLTIKGVYGREMYDTWYLATYMVESSPELRDALHLVVTNRFEPENWQEAFDVLASGESGKVIINWE encoded by the coding sequence GTGCGAGCGCTTCGAAAACTTACGGCCGCCCCCGGCCTCGACCTGGTTGAAATCCCCGAGCCCGAACCGGCTTTCGGCGAAGTAAAGATTCGCGTGGCCGCGACCGGTCTGTGCGGGACGGACCTACATCTCTACCGATTTGACGGAGGTGCGCCGGGTTCCCTCAACCCACCCCAGACTCTGGGACACGAGTTCTCCGGAACCATCGTCCAGCTTGGGGAAGGAGTGCCACACGGCGACGCTCCGGGTGATCTTAGGGTCGGCCAGCACGTGTCGGTTGAGGGTCATGTGGTCTGCGGTCGCTGTCGCAACTGCCGCGCCGGGCGGAAGCATATGTGCGTTCGGGCTGAAGGCATAGGCGTAAACCGTGATGGCGCCTTTGCTGACTATGTGGTTGTCCCTGCTTCGAATGTCTGGGTGCAACCAGACCTAGTGGATGCTGAACTGGGCGCGCTCTTTGATCCATTTGGGAACGCAGTCCACGTGTGCCAGCAGGCAGAACTAACCGGCCAGGATGTGCTTATCACGGGTGCCGGACCAATTGGCGTTATGTGTGTAGCTCTCGCAAAGCATGCCGGTGCGCGTCACGTTGTGATCACGGACCTGAGCGAAAATCGCCTTGAACTGGCTCGCAAGGCCGGAGCTGATGCCGCCATTAGGCCCGGGATGGGTGCACTTCAAGCAACAATGAACGAATTGGGAATTGTCGAGGGCTTCGACGTCGGCCTGGAGATGTCTGGCTCAGCCTCGGCAATGCAAGACCTTATCGACCACTGCACCCACGGTGCGACACTGGTTCTCTTGGGACTACCCGCAAGGCCATTTCCTATCGATTGGAACAAGGTCATTACGTCGATGCTTACGATCAAGGGCGTGTACGGCAGGGAAATGTATGACACCTGGTACCTGGCAACCTACATGGTGGAATCCTCACCCGAACTGCGTGATGCCCTGCACCTGGTAGTAACGAACAGGTTCGAGCCCGAAAACTGGCAGGAAGCCTTCGATGTCCTCGCATCCGGCGAATCCGGCAAAGTCATAATCAACTGGGAGTGA
- a CDS encoding glycine C-acetyltransferase translates to MYTIREKLQTELSSIEEAGLYKNEREILGPQGPTVQTTSGAALNFCANNYLGLADDPRLVEAAHKALDEWGYGLSSVRFICGTQEQHRELERELGDYLHMDDVILFSSCFDANGGIFEALLGSDDAIVSDALNHASLIDGIRLCKANRYRYANRDMEDLRKQLTAAREAGAQQIVIVTDGVFSMDGSHAPLPEICDLADEFEAMVMVDDSHATGFVGPEGRGTPAVMGVEDRVDILTGTFGKALGGASGGYVASHQEVVDILRQRARPYLFSNTLAPSIVGGTREAIRIAKGADEQRDHLSAMASLFRSLMDEAGFELLPGSHPIVAVMFPGEDGARVATEVARFMLEDGVYVTAFSFPVVPKGKARIRVQLSAAHSEEDVRSCVAAFKAARDKAAG, encoded by the coding sequence GTGTACACAATCCGCGAGAAACTACAGACAGAACTGAGCTCTATTGAAGAGGCGGGTCTCTACAAGAACGAACGCGAGATACTGGGTCCCCAGGGCCCAACCGTCCAGACCACATCTGGTGCGGCACTCAACTTCTGTGCAAATAACTACCTGGGGCTCGCCGATGATCCGCGCTTGGTCGAGGCAGCGCACAAAGCCTTGGACGAGTGGGGCTATGGGCTTTCGTCTGTGCGCTTCATTTGCGGAACTCAGGAACAGCACCGCGAACTGGAACGCGAACTCGGCGACTACCTACATATGGATGACGTCATCCTCTTTTCGAGCTGCTTCGATGCGAACGGCGGTATTTTTGAGGCGTTGCTGGGGTCGGACGACGCGATTGTCTCGGACGCACTCAATCACGCCTCGCTCATTGATGGGATCAGACTCTGCAAAGCCAATCGCTACCGTTACGCAAATCGGGACATGGAAGACCTTCGTAAGCAGTTGACCGCGGCGCGCGAGGCAGGAGCGCAGCAGATAGTCATTGTCACCGACGGTGTTTTCTCGATGGATGGCTCTCACGCCCCTCTTCCCGAGATATGCGATTTGGCCGATGAGTTCGAGGCCATGGTTATGGTTGACGACTCTCACGCCACCGGGTTCGTTGGCCCCGAGGGGCGCGGCACTCCGGCGGTGATGGGGGTCGAGGATCGCGTTGACATTCTCACCGGCACCTTCGGCAAAGCACTCGGCGGTGCTTCTGGTGGTTACGTCGCTTCGCACCAGGAGGTCGTGGATATTCTGCGTCAGCGAGCTAGGCCGTACCTGTTTTCAAATACTCTCGCCCCCTCAATCGTGGGTGGGACCCGGGAGGCAATACGGATCGCTAAGGGCGCCGACGAACAGCGAGATCACCTAAGTGCGATGGCGTCCCTCTTCCGCTCCCTTATGGACGAGGCCGGATTCGAACTACTTCCGGGGAGTCACCCCATTGTCGCGGTCATGTTCCCAGGCGAGGACGGAGCGCGCGTAGCAACCGAGGTTGCCCGCTTCATGCTGGAAGACGGCGTCTACGTGACAGCCTTCAGCTTCCCGGTGGTTCCCAAAGGGAAGGCGCGAATCCGGGTTCAGCTTTCTGCGGCACACTCGGAAGAGGATGTGCGTTCCTGCGTCGCCGCGTTCAAAGCGGCCCGAGACAAAGCTGCCGGTTAG
- the alr gene encoding alanine racemase, which produces MIPSGTDLFPAELDVDLDALAANAHKLKEYAGEAELLAVVKANGYGFGRYEVASRLWHEGVHWFGVSKLPEALALRKHFTSSDIPPEQARILTWLETPTTAWVDAVESDIDVSVSDRRQLGQVVSAVRSLRSRGVSQDAARVHLKIDVGMGRGGATLDDLPELARAVRDATRANEVELVGFWSHLSCADDPEGAGAEVTQRQIEVYQQGLEVLALLGLEPEIRHLAATSGTIWHPGAHFDMVRPGIGLYGYSPSVEVASSKELGLRPVGVLRTPIIQVKRVDPGHTVSYGATWTSPDRHWIGLLPIGYADGIPRQISNQADFLIETQDERIPTRILGRVCMDQMVIDLGAGEEPTAVVGDSVILFGDPVRGEPSADNWADLAETINYEIISRLPEHIDRRYHPGVAE; this is translated from the coding sequence GTGATTCCCTCTGGTACTGATCTATTTCCCGCTGAACTCGACGTAGACCTGGACGCGCTCGCAGCCAATGCTCACAAGCTAAAGGAGTATGCGGGAGAGGCCGAACTACTGGCAGTGGTAAAGGCCAACGGATACGGCTTCGGTAGGTACGAAGTCGCGAGTCGTCTGTGGCACGAGGGTGTGCACTGGTTTGGTGTCTCAAAGCTCCCCGAAGCACTGGCGTTGCGCAAGCATTTCACCTCTTCAGACATCCCGCCAGAACAGGCGCGAATACTGACATGGCTTGAAACGCCAACAACGGCCTGGGTTGATGCGGTTGAGTCAGACATTGACGTCTCGGTCTCTGATCGTCGCCAGCTAGGCCAGGTAGTCAGCGCGGTCAGGTCCCTCCGCTCCCGTGGCGTCTCCCAGGATGCGGCGCGCGTCCATCTCAAGATCGACGTGGGAATGGGCCGCGGCGGTGCGACACTTGACGACCTCCCCGAACTGGCCAGGGCAGTCCGCGATGCAACTCGAGCGAACGAGGTTGAACTAGTTGGTTTTTGGTCGCACCTCTCATGTGCAGATGATCCGGAGGGAGCCGGAGCTGAGGTCACACAGCGACAAATAGAGGTGTACCAGCAGGGACTTGAGGTTCTGGCTCTGCTTGGTCTCGAACCTGAAATTCGACACCTCGCTGCGACATCTGGAACTATTTGGCATCCCGGAGCTCATTTTGACATGGTGCGCCCCGGAATCGGACTCTACGGTTACTCCCCATCGGTGGAAGTTGCCTCGTCCAAGGAACTGGGACTGCGACCCGTTGGCGTTCTGCGTACGCCGATCATTCAGGTGAAGCGGGTCGACCCCGGGCATACGGTTTCATACGGAGCCACCTGGACCTCCCCCGATCGACACTGGATCGGATTACTTCCTATCGGATATGCCGATGGGATTCCCCGTCAGATCTCAAATCAGGCGGATTTCTTGATTGAGACACAAGATGAGCGGATTCCAACCAGAATCCTTGGGCGGGTTTGTATGGACCAGATGGTCATTGACCTGGGCGCGGGCGAGGAGCCGACTGCCGTAGTTGGCGATTCTGTAATCTTGTTCGGTGACCCCGTTAGGGGCGAGCCGAGCGCGGATAACTGGGCCGATCTTGCCGAAACCATCAATTACGAAATAATCTCGCGCCTCCCTGAACACATTGATCGAAGGTATCACCCGGGAGTTGCAGAGTGA
- the tsaE gene encoding tRNA (adenosine(37)-N6)-threonylcarbamoyltransferase complex ATPase subunit type 1 TsaE, whose translation MTNIQFEVASAEQTRDLGERVGSLLCGGDVLLLIGDLGAGKTTFVQGLARGLGVVGNVTSPTYIIARVHESRGDGPALIHADAYRVSDELDLETIDLDATVEDSVTVVEWGRGRAEALQDERLEIEFDFEGGSDEAFDAIDEPRVIRLKPIGENWVARLKEVDIA comes from the coding sequence GTGACAAATATACAGTTTGAGGTGGCGAGCGCCGAGCAAACTCGCGATCTTGGAGAGCGCGTCGGATCGTTGCTTTGTGGCGGGGATGTACTGCTACTTATCGGAGACCTTGGGGCCGGAAAGACCACGTTTGTGCAGGGCTTGGCGCGCGGGCTGGGAGTTGTCGGCAACGTTACTTCGCCGACATACATAATTGCGCGAGTTCATGAATCGCGCGGGGACGGCCCTGCGCTGATCCACGCCGATGCCTATCGGGTAAGTGACGAGCTTGATCTGGAGACGATTGACCTTGACGCCACAGTCGAGGATTCGGTAACGGTGGTCGAGTGGGGCAGAGGTCGGGCAGAGGCCCTGCAGGACGAACGTTTGGAGATCGAGTTCGATTTTGAAGGCGGCTCCGACGAGGCGTTCGATGCCATAGACGAGCCCCGCGTCATTAGGCTCAAGCCAATCGGTGAGAATTGGGTGGCCCGGCTCAAGGAAGTCGATATCGCGTGA
- the tsaB gene encoding tRNA (adenosine(37)-N6)-threonylcarbamoyltransferase complex dimerization subunit type 1 TsaB produces the protein MRTLCIDTSGPAVISLVDGQTILAEAVEPNARRHAESLGLLLGEILEALDLQDLPGAGIDRVCVGVGPGPFTGLRAGIIFASTLGRGLGVPVLGVGSLEALARQAIDEVEVSEQTLRIGSSETPALSESDQVALPASENLRVLVVTDAKRHEIYWAIYGAKGADDVQSIEGPNVGPATEALTNAIDRGVKAIAGPRATLESLREVLEENSAEGARLGETVLVPLDVNPAVFPRIVDTRADDEFPLTPLYLRRPDIHGQPTILMPPN, from the coding sequence ATGAGGACTCTGTGTATTGACACGTCGGGACCGGCGGTGATCTCGCTCGTCGATGGACAGACGATCTTGGCGGAGGCCGTGGAGCCCAATGCGAGACGGCACGCCGAGTCGCTGGGACTTCTTCTGGGTGAGATCCTGGAAGCCCTCGACCTGCAGGATCTACCAGGCGCTGGAATTGATCGGGTGTGTGTCGGCGTTGGTCCCGGACCGTTCACCGGGCTTCGGGCTGGCATCATTTTTGCCTCGACTCTGGGCCGGGGTTTAGGAGTTCCAGTCCTGGGCGTTGGTTCGCTTGAAGCACTCGCACGTCAGGCGATCGACGAAGTCGAGGTTTCAGAGCAGACCTTGCGCATAGGCTCGTCGGAGACCCCCGCTCTTTCAGAGTCCGATCAGGTCGCGCTGCCAGCTAGCGAAAACTTGCGCGTCTTGGTTGTGACGGACGCAAAACGTCACGAAATCTACTGGGCGATTTACGGTGCCAAGGGCGCAGACGACGTTCAGTCTATTGAAGGACCGAATGTGGGTCCGGCAACTGAGGCGCTTACGAATGCGATTGATAGAGGAGTCAAGGCGATCGCCGGACCGCGGGCAACCCTGGAGTCTTTGCGAGAAGTGCTTGAGGAAAACTCGGCAGAGGGAGCGAGGCTTGGGGAAACTGTCCTGGTTCCACTGGACGTTAATCCCGCAGTGTTTCCTCGGATAGTTGATACGAGGGCGGATGACGAGTTTCCCCTCACCCCGCTCTATCTACGCAGGCCGGACATTCATGGTCAACCGACCATACTGATGCCTCCCAATTAA
- a CDS encoding type II toxin-antitoxin system PemK/MazF family toxin, translated as MDSNAIAQLYEAVSATLPPWLQAVIVVVLAIFGIQVGRNNSKKSSATGSKSRREAATAGLVNAPGGDVSPGQAGRGATREMTASEIRKLNYSYEPENDHQPDPGEVVWTWVPYVENDGRGKDRPVLLIARINNSSLAACYLSTKNHDGFVPMGTGKWDSKGRPSYLNPERVLQVSNDGVRREGAIVSEERFNAAVTAVEVYHH; from the coding sequence ATGGACAGTAACGCAATTGCTCAGCTGTACGAGGCAGTTAGCGCTACTCTCCCACCGTGGCTTCAAGCTGTGATCGTTGTCGTCCTTGCGATCTTCGGTATCCAGGTTGGACGAAACAATTCGAAGAAGAGCTCCGCCACGGGATCCAAATCCCGCAGGGAAGCTGCAACGGCCGGTCTTGTCAATGCCCCGGGCGGCGACGTAAGTCCCGGCCAGGCGGGGCGTGGAGCTACCCGGGAGATGACCGCCTCGGAGATCCGCAAACTCAACTACAGTTATGAACCGGAAAACGACCACCAGCCCGATCCTGGCGAGGTCGTTTGGACCTGGGTTCCCTACGTCGAGAATGACGGACGAGGGAAGGACCGCCCGGTGCTACTCATTGCACGAATCAACAACTCTTCGCTCGCGGCCTGCTATCTGTCCACGAAGAATCACGACGGATTCGTTCCGATGGGGACCGGCAAGTGGGACTCAAAGGGGCGCCCGAGCTATCTCAACCCTGAGCGCGTTCTCCAAGTAAGCAATGACGGCGTTCGGCGCGAAGGAGCGATAGTCTCTGAGGAACGTTTCAACGCAGCAGTCACTGCGGTCGAGGTCTATCACCACTAA
- a CDS encoding GNAT family N-acetyltransferase: protein MVDTGGDELRIQAESPRVADVRALIEVHVQESAQASEVSFALETEDLDSPDITFLTARSDEGELIGMAALKDHHDGTGELKSMRAAQRVRGNGTGSALLECVIELAREKGMEQLNLETGVEDFFAPARRLYEKRGFVLRGPFADYKGEPGSLYYGLALEI, encoded by the coding sequence TTGGTTGACACAGGAGGAGATGAGTTGCGGATTCAAGCTGAGAGCCCTCGGGTCGCGGACGTGCGGGCGCTAATAGAGGTCCACGTCCAGGAGTCTGCTCAGGCCTCGGAGGTCTCGTTCGCTCTTGAAACCGAGGATCTTGACTCACCTGATATCACTTTCTTGACAGCGCGTTCGGACGAGGGGGAGCTGATCGGGATGGCGGCGCTGAAGGACCATCACGATGGCACAGGTGAACTCAAATCAATGCGTGCCGCACAGAGGGTGCGAGGTAACGGAACCGGGTCGGCATTGCTTGAGTGCGTTATTGAGTTGGCGCGTGAGAAGGGAATGGAACAGCTCAACCTCGAAACCGGGGTTGAGGATTTCTTCGCGCCGGCAAGGCGTCTCTATGAGAAACGCGGCTTCGTTCTCCGAGGACCATTCGCGGATTACAAGGGTGAACCAGGAAGCCTCTATTACGGCCTGGCTCTCGAAATATAG
- a CDS encoding type II toxin-antitoxin system prevent-host-death family antitoxin, whose amino-acid sequence MESRMVNVYEAKTHLSKLLDLAAKGSETIIAKSGKPVAKLVPYREDRIKTLGLLKGRIWIADDFDEFAAQDDLDWYSE is encoded by the coding sequence ATGGAGTCCAGGATGGTGAACGTGTATGAGGCGAAGACACACCTGTCTAAATTGCTCGATCTCGCCGCAAAGGGGAGCGAAACAATAATCGCCAAGTCCGGGAAACCGGTGGCCAAGCTGGTTCCGTATCGAGAAGATCGGATTAAGACACTGGGTCTACTAAAGGGCAGGATTTGGATCGCCGATGACTTCGATGAGTTCGCAGCGCAGGACGATCTTGACTGGTATAGCGAATGA
- a CDS encoding type II toxin-antitoxin system VapC family toxin, with amino-acid sequence MNLLLDTHILLWALNDDSRLSEAHRDLIVDPRTRVFYSSVSIAEISIKAALGKLDAPEGMADYARQSGMESLGFVDEHAEELRYLPWHHRDPFDRMLVAQAKVEELAFATVDPRFAEYEGIRIV; translated from the coding sequence ATGAACTTGCTGCTGGACACCCACATCCTGCTTTGGGCGCTGAATGATGACTCTCGACTGTCTGAAGCCCATCGAGACTTGATTGTTGACCCTAGAACTCGGGTTTTCTACTCAAGTGTTTCGATCGCTGAGATCTCAATCAAGGCGGCTCTTGGGAAACTTGATGCCCCAGAAGGCATGGCGGATTACGCTCGCCAAAGCGGCATGGAGTCGCTCGGCTTCGTCGATGAACACGCCGAAGAACTCCGTTACCTTCCATGGCACCACAGAGACCCTTTCGACCGGATGTTGGTAGCGCAAGCAAAGGTGGAAGAGCTGGCCTTTGCCACCGTTGATCCGCGGTTCGCAGAGTACGAGGGTATTCGGATTGTCTAG
- the rimI gene encoding ribosomal protein S18-alanine N-acetyltransferase: protein MSRGISRVEREIRPLIRGDVNSLLRLERQIFDADAWSKELLADEIDSPWATYLGVFEGESLIAYGGIKGDLEGDIMTIGVLPDKRGAGTGRWLLRALIAMARTRGMNALFLEVRASNEVARKLYGSEGFEELARIPSYYRHPTEDAVTMRLRLGT from the coding sequence TTGTCTAGGGGGATCAGTCGAGTCGAGCGAGAGATAAGACCCCTTATAAGAGGTGACGTTAACTCTCTTCTGAGGTTGGAGCGCCAGATTTTCGACGCGGATGCTTGGTCGAAAGAGCTACTGGCCGATGAAATCGACTCGCCTTGGGCCACCTACCTTGGAGTGTTTGAAGGGGAGAGCCTCATCGCCTACGGCGGGATCAAGGGCGACCTCGAGGGAGACATAATGACCATTGGGGTGCTTCCAGACAAGCGCGGTGCAGGGACCGGGCGTTGGTTGCTTCGCGCGCTAATCGCGATGGCACGAACCCGGGGAATGAACGCGCTATTCCTAGAAGTTCGCGCCTCGAACGAAGTCGCGCGCAAGCTGTATGGGAGTGAAGGGTTTGAGGAGTTGGCGAGGATTCCCTCGTACTATCGCCACCCAACGGAGGACGCGGTGACTATGCGCCTAAGACTGGGAACCTAA